From Pseudomonas sp. StFLB209, a single genomic window includes:
- a CDS encoding D-hexose-6-phosphate mutarotase, producing MPTPQVESITIDELECLRIRHGDAELLIAQQGAHILSYQLAGQQPLVWHNDKASFKQGTPIRAGIPVCWPWFGNLARNPESVQAMRDSTEPANAHGEVRILDWQLLGIGEDGDALLVEFIQPHAEQGLPGWPHKVALKLSIRLDQALNVSLVSYNCGAETVTLSQALHTYFVVSDVRQVSLQGVDGLRYIETLENWEERKQSGDLGFAGETDRIYLDTPPLLSIVDPGLQRRIQIQTSGSHSAVVWNPWIDRARALPDMADDGWQRMLCVETANVMSDVVTLAPDQMHVLSVSIWSEALQGE from the coding sequence ATGCCCACGCCCCAGGTTGAATCCATTACCATCGATGAGCTCGAATGCTTGCGCATCCGCCACGGCGACGCCGAGCTGCTGATTGCCCAGCAAGGCGCGCACATCCTCAGCTATCAGCTCGCCGGCCAGCAACCGCTGGTGTGGCACAACGATAAGGCGTCGTTCAAACAAGGCACGCCCATTCGCGCCGGCATCCCGGTGTGCTGGCCATGGTTCGGCAACCTGGCACGTAACCCCGAAAGCGTCCAGGCCATGCGCGACAGCACCGAACCTGCCAATGCCCACGGCGAAGTGCGTATTCTGGACTGGCAACTGCTGGGCATCGGCGAAGACGGTGATGCCCTGCTGGTCGAGTTCATTCAACCCCACGCCGAACAAGGCCTGCCCGGCTGGCCGCACAAAGTCGCCCTGAAACTCAGCATCCGCCTGGACCAGGCCTTGAACGTCAGCCTGGTCAGCTATAACTGCGGCGCTGAAACAGTGACCTTGAGCCAGGCACTGCACACCTATTTCGTGGTCAGCGACGTGCGTCAGGTCAGCCTGCAGGGCGTCGACGGCCTGCGCTATATCGAAACTCTGGAGAACTGGGAAGAGCGCAAGCAGTCCGGCGACCTGGGTTTTGCCGGCGAAACCGACCGCATCTACCTCGACACCCCGCCCCTGCTGAGCATCGTTGACCCCGGCCTGCAGCGGCGTATCCAGATCCAGACCAGCGGCTCGCATTCAGCCGTGGTGTGGAACCCCTGGATAGATCGCGCCCGCGCCCTGCCCGACATGGCCGACGACGGCTGGCAGCGCATGCTGTGCGTGGAAACCGCCAACGTGATGAGCGATGTGGTCACCCTGGCCCCGGATCAGATGCACGTCTTGAGTGTCAGCATCTGGAGCGAGGCGCTGCAGGGCGAGTGA
- a CDS encoding DUF3299 domain-containing protein — MRRFLLLPLLLVSTLACAEIPETDWLELMPKSDQKALEAMPEIDHNSPEAMGTFDSKGGLKQGKGLPAVMYSTKTVAGMNGKTIRLGGYPVPLETDAKGNSTLFFLVPYPGACIHVPPPPPNQLVLVRYPKGVKIDDIYTPLWVTGGLKIEKVSNDLADAAYALDAAKVRVVVEADL, encoded by the coding sequence ATGCGCCGCTTCCTGTTGCTGCCCCTGCTGCTGGTGTCCACCCTGGCCTGCGCTGAAATTCCGGAAACCGACTGGCTGGAGCTGATGCCGAAGTCGGACCAGAAGGCTCTGGAAGCCATGCCTGAGATTGATCACAACTCGCCGGAAGCGATGGGGACCTTCGACAGCAAGGGCGGGCTCAAGCAGGGCAAAGGCTTGCCTGCGGTGATGTACTCGACCAAGACGGTCGCCGGCATGAACGGCAAGACCATCCGGCTGGGTGGCTATCCGGTACCGCTGGAGACCGACGCCAAGGGCAACAGCACGCTGTTTTTCCTGGTTCCGTATCCGGGTGCCTGTATCCACGTACCGCCGCCGCCGCCCAACCAGCTGGTGCTGGTGCGCTACCCCAAGGGGGTAAAGATCGACGATATCTATACCCCGTTGTGGGTGACCGGTGGGCTGAAAATCGAGAAGGTCAGCAACGACCTGGCCGACGCCGCCTACGCCCTGGATGCGGCGAAGGTGAGGGTGGTGGTCGAGGCTGACCTCTAG
- a CDS encoding MFS transporter, whose translation MSSVPSDSASSSRPLTRSDYKTLSLSALGGALEFYDFIIFVFFAAVVGKLFFPPDMPEWLRLMQTFGIFAAGYLARPLGGIVMAHFGDLLGRKKMFTLSIIMMAIPTLIMGLLPTYAQIGLWAPVLLLLMRVIQGAAIGGEVPGAWVFVSEHVPARQIGFACGTLTAGLTAGILLGSLVATLINSIYSPVEVSDYAWRIPFLLGGVFGLMAVYLRRMLHETPVFAELQLRKALAEEVPLKAVLREHRGSVALSMLLTWLLSAGIVVVILMTPTLLQTGYGFAAATALKANSLAIVCLSIGCVVAGVLSDRFGPGWVLLLGSIGLLLSSWTFYHTLSAHPDWLFPLYAVTGAFVGTIGAVPYVMVKAFPPVVRFSGLSFSYNLAYAIFGGLTPMVVTLMLKQNPMGPAWYVAALCGLGMLLGLFLLSRKR comes from the coding sequence ATGTCCTCTGTTCCTTCTGATAGTGCGTCTTCCTCGCGCCCTTTGACCCGTAGCGACTACAAAACCCTGTCGCTCTCTGCGCTGGGCGGCGCTCTGGAATTCTACGATTTCATCATCTTCGTGTTCTTTGCTGCGGTCGTCGGCAAGTTGTTCTTCCCGCCCGACATGCCGGAGTGGCTGCGTCTGATGCAGACCTTCGGCATTTTTGCCGCCGGTTATCTGGCCCGGCCGTTGGGCGGTATCGTCATGGCTCACTTCGGCGACCTGCTGGGCCGCAAGAAGATGTTCACCCTGAGCATCATCATGATGGCGATCCCGACGCTGATCATGGGTTTGCTGCCGACTTACGCGCAGATCGGCCTGTGGGCCCCGGTGTTACTGCTGTTGATGCGGGTCATTCAGGGCGCGGCAATTGGTGGTGAAGTCCCGGGCGCCTGGGTGTTCGTTTCTGAGCACGTGCCGGCCCGGCAGATCGGCTTCGCCTGCGGCACCCTGACCGCTGGCCTGACTGCTGGCATCCTGCTCGGCTCGTTGGTCGCCACGCTGATCAACAGTATCTACAGCCCGGTAGAGGTCTCGGACTACGCCTGGCGGATTCCGTTCCTGCTCGGCGGTGTTTTTGGTCTGATGGCCGTGTATCTGCGTCGCATGTTGCACGAGACCCCGGTATTCGCCGAACTGCAACTGCGCAAGGCGCTGGCCGAGGAAGTGCCGCTCAAGGCGGTACTGCGCGAGCACCGTGGTTCGGTGGCGCTGTCGATGCTGCTGACCTGGCTGCTGTCAGCGGGCATCGTGGTGGTGATCCTGATGACCCCGACCCTGCTGCAGACCGGTTACGGTTTTGCCGCCGCCACGGCGTTGAAGGCCAACAGCCTGGCTATTGTTTGCCTGAGTATCGGTTGCGTCGTCGCCGGCGTGCTGTCTGACCGCTTCGGACCGGGCTGGGTGCTGCTGCTTGGCAGCATCGGCCTGCTGCTCAGCTCCTGGACCTTCTACCATACCCTGAGCGCTCATCCGGACTGGCTGTTCCCGCTGTATGCCGTGACCGGCGCGTTTGTCGGCACCATCGGTGCGGTGCCCTATGTGATGGTCAAAGCCTTCCCGCCGGTGGTGCGCTTCTCGGGCCTGTCGTTCTCCTACAACCTGGCGTATGCGATCTTTGGCGGGCTGACGCCGATGGTGGTGACCCTGATGCTTAAACAGAATCCGATGGGGCCTGCCTGGTATGTGGCGGCGCTGTGCGGGCTGGGCATGCTGTTGGGGCTGTTTTTGCTTTCACGCAAGCGCTGA
- a CDS encoding acyl-CoA thioesterase, whose protein sequence is MIELEQEDPIPQGDLALQITALPRETNGFGDIYGGWLVSQMDLAGTAMASKIAGGRVATVAIDRMAFLVPVAVGEQLTFYTRTQEVGRSSIKMLVEVWSDDPLTSEWRKVTEAAFVFVAIDDRGRTRSIKRRG, encoded by the coding sequence ATGATCGAGCTTGAACAAGAAGATCCAATCCCGCAGGGCGATCTGGCCTTGCAAATCACCGCGCTGCCGCGTGAAACCAACGGTTTCGGCGATATCTATGGTGGCTGGCTGGTTTCACAGATGGACCTGGCAGGCACTGCGATGGCCAGCAAGATCGCGGGCGGGCGGGTTGCAACCGTGGCCATCGACCGCATGGCCTTTCTGGTTCCGGTGGCAGTCGGCGAACAACTGACCTTCTATACCCGCACCCAGGAAGTCGGCCGCAGCTCGATCAAGATGCTCGTCGAGGTCTGGAGCGATGACCCGCTGACCAGCGAATGGCGCAAAGTGACCGAAGCCGCCTTCGTCTTTGTCGCCATAGACGACAGGGGCCGGACCCGCTCGATCAAGCGCCGCGGCTGA
- a CDS encoding PstS family phosphate ABC transporter substrate-binding protein — translation MTLKRWMVILSLAAGGYASHALAAVDPSIASYTKVSGVSGNLSSVGSDTLANLMTLWAEAYKREYPSVNIQIQAAGSSTAPPALAEGTANLGPMSRKMKDGEVSAFEQKQGYKPTAVPVAVDALAIFVHKDNPIKGLSMPQVDAIFAETRLCGAKKLALTWGDVGLTGYLANQRIQLFGRNSVSGTYGYFKEEALCKGDFKNSVNEQPGSASVVSAISGSLNGIGYSGIGYKTSSVKTVPLARQAGEEYFEATEANILAGRYPLSRLLYVYVNKAPNKPLAPLEAEFLKLILSRQGQEIVMKDGYIPLPEPVLDKALVDLGLKAPVRAAR, via the coding sequence ATGACACTCAAGCGTTGGATGGTGATCTTGTCTCTGGCTGCCGGAGGTTATGCAAGCCATGCGCTGGCTGCTGTCGACCCGTCGATTGCGTCCTATACCAAGGTCAGCGGGGTGTCAGGTAACCTGTCGAGCGTCGGCTCCGACACCCTGGCCAACCTGATGACGCTGTGGGCCGAGGCCTACAAAAGAGAATACCCGAGTGTAAATATCCAGATTCAGGCGGCCGGTTCGTCCACTGCGCCCCCGGCACTGGCCGAAGGTACGGCCAACCTGGGGCCGATGAGCCGCAAGATGAAGGATGGAGAAGTCTCTGCGTTCGAGCAGAAGCAGGGCTACAAGCCGACGGCGGTGCCGGTGGCGGTGGATGCCCTGGCGATATTCGTGCACAAGGACAATCCGATCAAAGGGCTGAGCATGCCGCAGGTCGATGCGATCTTTGCCGAGACCCGTTTGTGTGGCGCAAAAAAACTGGCCCTGACCTGGGGTGATGTCGGGTTGACAGGCTACCTGGCCAATCAGCGCATTCAGCTGTTTGGCCGTAACTCGGTCTCCGGCACTTATGGTTATTTCAAGGAAGAAGCGCTGTGCAAAGGCGACTTCAAAAACAGCGTGAACGAGCAGCCTGGCTCGGCTTCTGTGGTGAGTGCGATCAGCGGCTCGCTCAACGGCATAGGCTATTCAGGTATTGGTTACAAGACCTCTAGCGTCAAGACCGTGCCGCTGGCCAGGCAGGCCGGTGAAGAGTATTTCGAAGCCACCGAGGCCAATATTCTCGCTGGCCGCTATCCGCTTTCGCGTTTGCTGTATGTCTACGTCAACAAGGCGCCGAACAAACCGCTGGCACCGCTGGAAGCCGAGTTTCTCAAGTTGATCCTGTCCAGGCAGGGGCAGGAGATCGTCATGAAGGATGGTTACATTCCGCTCCCGGAGCCGGTTCTTGACAAGGCGCTTGTCGATCTGGGGCTCAAGGCGCCGGTCAGGGCTGCTCGCTGA